One window of Streptomyces sp. SUK 48 genomic DNA carries:
- a CDS encoding aerobic carbon-monoxide dehydrogenase large subunit has product MTTVAANGRRTAFVDNDQKPNGHGRMLRKEDPRFVRGRGRYVDDLQLPGMLHLAILRSPFAHARVLSVDTTLAEAHPKVRLVVTGAMLAEKGLAWMPTLSNDVQAVLATDKVRFQGQEVAFVVAEDRYAARDALELIDVEYEPLDPVIDVRTALAPGAPVIRDDLEGKADNHVFDWETGDAAATDEVFRRADVVVSQDIVYPRVHPAPMETCGAVADYDAVDGKLTLWSTTQAPHAHRTLYAIVAGLPEHKIRVVSPDIGGGFGNKVPIYPGYVCAIVGSLLTGKPVKWMEDRAENLISTGFARDYIMRGEIAATREGKILAVRTNVLADHGAFNGVAAPVKYPAGFFGVFTGSYDLEAAYCKMTAVYTNKAPGGVAYACSFRITEAVYLVERIVDCLAAELRMEPVELRMRNFIRPEQFPYRTKTGWVYDSGNYAPTMELAKQIAGYDELRAEQAEKRARGEIMGIGVSFFTEAVGAGPRKDMDILGLGMADGCELRVHPTGKAVVRLSVQTQGQGHETTFAQIVAEELGIPPQDIEVVHGDTDQTPFGLGTYGSRSTPVSGAAAALVARKVRDKARLIASGMLEVSVADLEWEKGSFTVAGDPNASVTIQDIAMRAHGAGDLPEGVEGGLEAQICYNPENLTYPHGAYICVVDIDPGTAKVTVRRFVAVDDCGTRINPMIIEGQVHGGLTDGVGMALMEMIAFDEDGNCLSGSLMDYLIPTALEVPDWETGFTVTPSPHHPIGAKGVGESATVGSPPAIVNAVVDALSPFGIRHADMPLTPSRVWEAMRGRPLPPI; this is encoded by the coding sequence ATGACCACCGTCGCCGCCAACGGCCGCCGCACCGCCTTCGTCGACAACGACCAAAAGCCCAACGGCCACGGCCGGATGCTGCGCAAGGAGGACCCCCGCTTCGTCCGGGGCCGGGGCCGCTATGTGGACGATCTCCAGCTGCCCGGCATGCTCCACCTGGCGATCCTGCGCTCCCCGTTCGCCCACGCCCGCGTCCTCTCCGTCGACACCACCCTCGCCGAGGCCCACCCCAAGGTCCGTCTGGTGGTCACCGGCGCGATGCTCGCCGAGAAGGGCCTGGCCTGGATGCCGACCCTGTCGAACGACGTACAGGCCGTCCTCGCCACCGACAAGGTCCGCTTCCAGGGCCAGGAGGTCGCCTTCGTCGTCGCCGAGGACCGGTACGCGGCCCGCGACGCCCTCGAACTGATCGACGTCGAGTACGAACCGCTGGACCCGGTGATCGACGTACGCACCGCGCTCGCGCCCGGGGCGCCGGTCATCCGCGACGATCTGGAGGGCAAGGCCGACAACCACGTCTTCGACTGGGAGACCGGCGACGCGGCCGCCACCGACGAGGTGTTCCGGCGCGCGGACGTCGTCGTCTCGCAGGACATCGTCTACCCGAGGGTGCACCCGGCGCCCATGGAGACCTGCGGCGCGGTCGCCGACTACGACGCGGTCGACGGCAAGCTGACCCTGTGGTCCACCACCCAGGCCCCGCACGCCCACCGCACCCTGTACGCGATCGTCGCCGGACTGCCCGAGCACAAGATCCGCGTGGTCTCCCCGGACATCGGCGGCGGCTTCGGCAACAAGGTGCCGATCTACCCGGGTTACGTGTGCGCGATCGTCGGCTCGCTGCTCACCGGCAAGCCGGTGAAGTGGATGGAGGACCGCGCGGAGAACCTGATCAGCACCGGCTTCGCCCGCGACTACATCATGCGCGGCGAGATCGCGGCCACCCGCGAGGGAAAGATCCTCGCCGTCCGCACCAACGTGCTGGCCGACCACGGCGCGTTCAACGGAGTCGCCGCGCCCGTGAAGTACCCGGCCGGCTTCTTCGGCGTCTTCACCGGCAGCTACGACCTGGAGGCGGCCTACTGCAAGATGACGGCCGTCTACACCAACAAGGCGCCGGGCGGGGTGGCGTACGCCTGCTCCTTCCGCATCACCGAGGCGGTCTACCTGGTCGAGCGGATCGTCGACTGCCTCGCCGCCGAACTCCGCATGGAACCGGTCGAGTTGCGGATGAGGAACTTCATCCGCCCCGAGCAGTTCCCCTACCGCACCAAGACCGGCTGGGTGTACGACTCCGGGAACTACGCCCCGACCATGGAACTGGCCAAACAAATCGCCGGATACGACGAGTTGCGCGCCGAACAGGCCGAGAAGCGGGCCCGCGGCGAGATCATGGGCATCGGCGTGTCCTTCTTCACCGAGGCGGTCGGCGCCGGACCCCGCAAGGACATGGACATCCTCGGCCTCGGCATGGCCGACGGCTGCGAACTGCGGGTGCACCCCACCGGAAAGGCCGTCGTACGGCTGTCGGTGCAGACCCAGGGGCAGGGCCACGAGACGACGTTCGCGCAGATCGTCGCCGAGGAACTCGGCATCCCCCCGCAGGACATCGAGGTCGTGCACGGCGACACCGACCAGACCCCCTTCGGCCTCGGCACGTACGGCAGTCGCTCCACCCCGGTCTCCGGCGCGGCCGCCGCCCTGGTCGCCCGCAAGGTCCGCGACAAGGCGCGGCTGATCGCCTCCGGCATGCTGGAGGTCTCGGTCGCCGACCTGGAGTGGGAGAAGGGCTCCTTCACGGTGGCGGGCGACCCGAACGCCTCGGTGACCATCCAGGACATCGCGATGCGGGCGCACGGCGCGGGCGATCTGCCGGAGGGCGTCGAGGGCGGCCTGGAGGCGCAGATCTGCTACAACCCGGAGAACCTCACCTATCCGCACGGCGCCTACATCTGCGTGGTCGACATCGACCCGGGCACCGCGAAGGTGACGGTACGGCGGTTCGTGGCGGTGGACGACTGCGGCACCCGGATCAACCCGATGATCATCGAGGGCCAGGTGCACGGCGGGCTCACCGACGGCGTCGGCATGGCGCTGATGGAGATGATCGCCTTCGACGAGGACGGCAACTGCCTCAGCGGCTCCCTGATGGACTACCTCATCCCGACCGCCCTCGAAGTGCCCGACTGGGAGACGGGGTTCACGGTCACCCCCTCCCCGCACCACCCGATCGGCGCCAAGGGCGTGGGCGAGTCCGCGACCGTCGGCTCGCCGCCCGCGATCGTCAACGCGGTGGTCGACGCGCTCTCCCCGTTCGGCATCCGGCACGCGGACATGCCCCTGACCCCCTCCCGGGTCTGGGAGGCGATGCGGGGCCGGCCCCTCCCGCCGATCTGA
- a CDS encoding (2Fe-2S)-binding protein, translating into MIVQVTMTVNGEEVTREIEGRLLLVHFLRDHLQLTGTHWGCDTSNCGTCVVWLDDEPVKSCTVLAAMAGGHEVRTVEGLEQNGELDPIQRGFMECHGLQCGFCTPGMMMTARALLDRHPDPSDEEIREAISGQICRCTGYATIVRSIRWAAAEQAGTRTTAEEPERTAVPADPREQPVGQPVEQSVASASGSAS; encoded by the coding sequence GTGATCGTGCAGGTCACCATGACCGTCAACGGCGAAGAGGTCACCCGGGAGATCGAGGGCCGGCTGCTGCTGGTGCACTTCCTGCGCGACCACCTCCAGCTGACCGGCACCCACTGGGGCTGCGACACCAGCAACTGCGGCACCTGCGTGGTCTGGCTGGACGACGAACCCGTCAAGTCCTGTACGGTCCTGGCCGCGATGGCGGGCGGCCACGAGGTACGCACCGTCGAGGGCCTGGAGCAGAACGGCGAACTCGACCCGATCCAGCGCGGGTTCATGGAATGCCACGGGCTCCAGTGCGGCTTCTGCACGCCCGGCATGATGATGACCGCCCGCGCCCTGCTCGACCGGCACCCGGACCCCTCCGACGAGGAGATCCGCGAGGCCATCTCCGGCCAGATCTGCCGCTGCACCGGCTACGCCACCATCGTCCGCTCGATCCGCTGGGCCGCCGCCGAACAGGCCGGCACCCGCACCACCGCCGAGGAGCCCGAGCGGACCGCCGTACCGGCCGACCCCCGTGAACAGCCCGTCGGACAGCCCGTCGAGCAGTCCGTCGCGTCGGCCTCGGGGAGCGCCTCATGA
- a CDS encoding XdhC family protein has protein sequence MARTGDGDGVEEVTGVPKTVSARALELAQRRVPFVHARVVRAQAPASAHPGDEAIVYGDGTIDGFVGGMCAEGSVRTAALGALNGGGPLLLRVLPAGEVAFPDTPGAKVVVNPCLSGGALEIFLEPVLPPPLIEVVGTTPIAEAFIALADVLGYATARSLPDGPPAEYTGAVIVAGQGRGDAEALRAALDADVPHIALVASRRRGAALLDELGLGEAERARVHTPAGLDIGARTAPEVALSILAEVVESVRARDAPPPTALPEQPAQVVDPVCGMTVTVTAGAPHLTAGEKEFWFCGTGCRDRYAAGLVS, from the coding sequence ATGGCGCGCACAGGAGACGGTGACGGAGTCGAGGAGGTGACCGGGGTGCCCAAGACGGTGAGCGCGCGAGCGCTCGAACTGGCCCAGCGGCGCGTGCCGTTCGTGCACGCCCGCGTGGTGCGCGCTCAGGCGCCCGCGTCCGCGCACCCGGGCGACGAGGCGATCGTGTACGGCGACGGCACGATCGACGGATTCGTCGGCGGGATGTGCGCCGAGGGCTCGGTGCGCACGGCGGCGCTCGGCGCCCTCAACGGCGGCGGACCGCTGCTGCTGCGGGTGCTGCCCGCGGGCGAGGTGGCCTTCCCGGACACCCCGGGCGCCAAGGTGGTCGTCAACCCCTGTCTGTCCGGCGGGGCGCTGGAGATCTTCCTGGAGCCGGTGCTGCCGCCGCCGCTGATCGAGGTCGTCGGCACCACCCCGATCGCGGAGGCGTTCATCGCCCTCGCCGACGTCCTCGGCTACGCCACCGCGCGCTCTTTGCCCGACGGGCCGCCCGCCGAGTACACCGGAGCGGTGATCGTGGCCGGGCAGGGCCGGGGCGACGCCGAGGCGCTGCGCGCCGCCCTGGACGCGGACGTCCCGCACATCGCGCTGGTCGCCAGCCGCCGCCGGGGCGCCGCCCTGCTGGACGAACTCGGCCTCGGTGAGGCGGAGCGGGCCCGCGTGCACACCCCGGCCGGTCTCGACATCGGCGCCCGCACGGCACCCGAGGTGGCGCTGTCCATCCTGGCGGAGGTGGTGGAGTCCGTACGCGCGCGCGACGCGCCACCGCCGACGGCCCTGCCCGAACAGCCGGCCCAGGTCGTCGACCCGGTGTGCGGGATGACGGTCACCGTCACCGCCGGCGCTCCGCATCTCACCGCCGGGGAGAAGGAGTTCTGGTTCTGCGGCACCGGCTGCCGGGACCGCTACGCGGCGGGGCTGGTGAGCTGA
- a CDS encoding xanthine dehydrogenase family protein subunit M, with protein sequence MQVPAPFEYQRVGTVDEAVTLLDRLGDTARLVAGGHSLIPMMKLRLANFEYLIDINELHDELGYIRAEPGLIRIGAMTRHRELLESDELAAAFPIFRDAERVIADPVVRNRGTLGGSLCQADPSEDLSAVCTTLDASCVIRGMDGERVVSMEDFHQGPYETAVGDAEILTEVRFPVRPRGSSAYEKVERRAGDWAVVSAGAALWLDGSGLIADARVGLAAVGPNTAGIPGIADALRGRPAAEELWARAGDLAAESCSPVTDRRGGAEYKRHLARELTMRVLRRAAARINGQEV encoded by the coding sequence ATGCAGGTTCCCGCTCCGTTCGAGTACCAGCGGGTGGGCACGGTGGACGAGGCGGTCACGCTCCTGGACCGGCTCGGCGACACCGCCCGGCTGGTGGCCGGCGGGCACAGCCTCATCCCGATGATGAAACTCAGGCTGGCCAATTTCGAGTATTTGATCGATATCAATGAGCTGCACGACGAGCTGGGCTACATCCGCGCCGAGCCCGGTCTGATCCGCATCGGCGCGATGACCCGGCACCGCGAACTGCTGGAGTCCGACGAACTCGCCGCCGCCTTCCCGATCTTCCGCGACGCCGAACGGGTGATCGCCGACCCGGTCGTGCGCAACCGGGGCACCCTGGGCGGCTCCCTGTGCCAGGCGGACCCCTCGGAGGACCTGTCGGCGGTGTGCACCACGCTGGACGCGTCCTGCGTCATCCGCGGCATGGACGGCGAGCGCGTGGTCTCCATGGAGGACTTCCACCAGGGCCCGTACGAGACCGCCGTCGGCGACGCCGAGATCCTCACCGAGGTCCGCTTCCCGGTCCGCCCGCGCGGCTCCAGCGCCTACGAGAAGGTCGAGCGGCGCGCCGGGGACTGGGCGGTCGTCTCGGCGGGCGCGGCGCTCTGGCTGGACGGGTCCGGGCTGATCGCGGACGCCCGGGTCGGCCTCGCCGCCGTCGGGCCGAACACCGCCGGCATCCCCGGGATCGCCGACGCCCTGCGCGGCCGGCCGGCCGCCGAGGAGCTGTGGGCGCGGGCCGGCGATCTCGCGGCCGAGTCCTGCTCCCCGGTCACCGACCGGCGCGGCGGCGCCGAGTACAAGCGGCATCTGGCCCGCGAGCTGACGATGCGCGTACTGCGCCGGGCCGCGGCCCGGATCAACGGACAGGAGGTGTGA